Proteins co-encoded in one Cytobacillus sp. NJ13 genomic window:
- a CDS encoding UxaA family hydrolase yields the protein MEYSFEGFIREDGTVGIRNHIGIICSVVCSSVVAKEISDKVPGTVPFVHGNGCAQLGDDFKLTKNMLVGISSNPNLHSALLVGLGCETNQISGLLESIPDTKPVKGIGIQQMAGGENTIKKGVEIAEQWAREAAGQERQRMPLSSLTVGILTADLDEDSLFKMAPVIGEAVDRLVHNEANVIVGLSKTLEPAGGLLSERSAREEVKNRLRVMGEGLQRKRWKEISTEAPAYQGFSEKERSQAVLEAEITGTSPIKSLLGYSEIPAERGVYLITVPGNIVEALSNMASSGCNIVMIVSSRGVLTGSAALPCMTITPKNQDDYFDELVDFRVGEGEVSDQAEAVIADLLEICSGKQTSLEKLELGEFSIPHIGTTF from the coding sequence TTGGAATATTCTTTTGAAGGTTTTATCAGAGAAGACGGAACTGTAGGAATTAGAAATCACATTGGAATTATCTGTTCAGTTGTTTGTTCCAGTGTCGTAGCCAAAGAAATCTCGGATAAGGTTCCCGGTACGGTTCCGTTCGTTCATGGCAATGGCTGTGCACAGCTTGGAGATGATTTTAAATTAACTAAGAACATGCTCGTTGGCATCTCCTCAAATCCGAATCTGCACTCAGCCCTTCTTGTCGGATTGGGCTGTGAAACAAATCAAATCAGCGGACTGCTTGAAAGCATACCAGATACAAAGCCTGTGAAAGGTATAGGAATTCAGCAGATGGCCGGAGGAGAGAACACAATTAAAAAAGGTGTCGAAATAGCTGAGCAATGGGCAAGAGAAGCAGCTGGCCAAGAGCGTCAGCGCATGCCGCTATCTTCACTGACAGTAGGAATTTTAACAGCTGACCTTGACGAAGACTCCTTATTTAAGATGGCTCCAGTAATAGGAGAAGCTGTTGACAGATTGGTCCATAATGAGGCCAATGTCATAGTGGGCCTCTCTAAAACTTTAGAGCCAGCAGGGGGACTTCTGTCAGAAAGATCCGCAAGGGAAGAGGTTAAAAATAGATTAAGAGTAATGGGAGAAGGGCTGCAGCGGAAACGCTGGAAAGAGATAAGCACTGAAGCCCCTGCTTATCAGGGATTTTCCGAAAAGGAAAGGTCACAAGCAGTTCTTGAAGCAGAGATAACTGGCACCAGCCCGATTAAGAGTTTGCTTGGATATAGTGAAATTCCTGCCGAAAGAGGCGTGTATCTGATCACCGTTCCGGGAAATATTGTTGAGGCATTGTCAAATATGGCATCAAGCGGATGCAATATAGTCATGATTGTGAGCAGCAGGGGAGTACTTACCGGTTCAGCCGCTTTGCCATGTATGACGATAACACCTAAAAATCAAGATGATTATTTTGACGAGCTTGTTGATTTTAGAGTCGGCGAAGGAGAGGTTTCGGATCAGGCGGAAGCCGTAATAGCCGATCTGCTGGAAATCTGCTCGGGAAAACAAACAAGCTTGGAAAAACTGGAATTAGGGGAATTCTCTATTCCTCATATAGGTACAACATTTTAA
- a CDS encoding U32 family peptidase has product MKESRELLEKLGYPSTDLSKLPSSNKTFPDGAQYRIELPSVEGPAALKETLKEIDHYGLTIHRISQGSGIMLQTDEEILEMCSLTAERGIELSLFVGPRGTWDISSGPLTSAGKAQALRHEGADQLVYAMEDLKRGARLGLRGALVADEGLLLMTKEMKKAGQLPEDFVVKVSVQMGSANPVSIKLMQDLGAGTYNVPTALTLPKLASIRQAIDIPIDLYVEVPDNFGGFLRYYEIPEFIRVLAPVYIKFGLRNHPDVYPSGKQWEATNISLVQERVRRAAIGVQMIERYYPEAKTSKLGAEGLGIAKIITAAAAN; this is encoded by the coding sequence ATGAAAGAATCTAGAGAATTACTTGAAAAACTAGGTTATCCATCCACAGACTTATCAAAACTGCCTTCTTCTAACAAAACATTTCCAGATGGTGCACAGTACAGAATTGAACTGCCAAGTGTCGAAGGCCCGGCTGCCTTAAAAGAAACGTTAAAAGAAATCGATCATTATGGCCTGACCATTCACCGCATATCCCAGGGAAGCGGAATCATGCTGCAAACAGATGAAGAAATTCTGGAAATGTGCAGCCTGACTGCAGAAAGAGGAATAGAGCTCAGCTTATTTGTTGGGCCAAGGGGAACCTGGGATATCAGTTCAGGTCCATTAACTAGTGCCGGCAAGGCTCAAGCTCTGCGCCATGAAGGTGCGGACCAGCTTGTCTACGCAATGGAAGATTTAAAAAGAGGTGCCCGGTTAGGACTAAGAGGTGCATTAGTGGCAGATGAGGGACTGCTGTTAATGACAAAAGAAATGAAAAAAGCAGGTCAGCTTCCTGAGGATTTTGTCGTAAAAGTATCGGTGCAAATGGGCTCAGCTAACCCGGTTTCGATCAAACTAATGCAAGACCTGGGGGCAGGAACTTATAATGTACCTACAGCACTGACCCTGCCAAAACTAGCCTCAATCCGCCAGGCAATTGATATTCCAATAGATTTATATGTTGAGGTTCCAGACAACTTTGGCGGTTTTCTCCGATACTATGAAATTCCGGAATTTATCCGTGTGTTAGCACCTGTGTACATTAAGTTCGGCCTCCGCAATCACCCGGATGTGTATCCTTCCGGTAAACAGTGGGAAGCAACAAATATTTCTCTTGTACAAGAACGTGTGCGCCGGGCGGCTATCGGTGTTCAGATGATTGAACGCTATTATCCTGAAGCCAAAACTTCAAAACTAGGCGCTGAAGGTCTTGGAATTGCAAAAATTATCACTGCAGCTGCAGCAAATTAA
- a CDS encoding 2-keto-3-deoxygluconate permease — MQIKQTIDKVPGGLMVVPLLLGALLNTIDQLHLPFIMELLKGLGVAPTPDGNYEFLKIGGFTQALFKDGALTLCALFLFCAGSQMNLRVGGKALKKGVLLTTSKYLAGFFIGMLWGIMSDPVNGFLGLSTMAIIAAMTNGNGGMYAALTGQYGNRSDVGATAVLSLNDGPFFTLMALGLMGANFPLIAFIAVLLPILIGMILGNLDPEIRNFLAAGETLVIPFFAFALGAGMNLASFFNPEVVGAGIVLAFMTVIFSGGAMVLTFKLFREKSYIAPWAEASTAGNAVATPAAIAAAASVAAGSGLMTAAEAQVYQDLVAVASAQISIATISTALLVPIAVILADKYQKKKGIDGKVESFEGSQKAKQDPGIEDPAV, encoded by the coding sequence ATGCAAATCAAGCAGACAATTGACAAAGTTCCAGGCGGTCTGATGGTTGTGCCATTATTGTTAGGAGCCTTATTAAATACAATTGATCAGCTTCATCTTCCTTTTATTATGGAGTTGCTCAAAGGTTTAGGTGTAGCGCCTACACCGGACGGAAACTATGAATTTTTGAAAATAGGGGGCTTCACGCAGGCATTGTTTAAAGACGGTGCGTTAACCCTGTGTGCTTTATTCCTGTTCTGTGCCGGAAGCCAGATGAATCTCCGGGTAGGAGGAAAAGCTTTAAAAAAGGGTGTTCTATTAACAACATCGAAATATTTGGCTGGTTTTTTCATCGGAATGCTTTGGGGTATAATGTCAGATCCGGTGAATGGGTTCCTTGGGTTATCAACCATGGCGATCATCGCAGCGATGACAAATGGCAATGGCGGGATGTATGCAGCATTGACCGGGCAGTATGGGAATCGTTCGGATGTGGGGGCTACAGCTGTTCTCTCTTTGAACGATGGACCGTTTTTCACACTAATGGCTTTAGGATTAATGGGAGCTAACTTCCCGCTTATTGCCTTTATTGCAGTTCTGCTGCCAATTTTAATTGGAATGATTTTAGGTAACCTTGACCCTGAGATCCGAAATTTTCTTGCAGCCGGTGAAACACTTGTTATTCCTTTCTTTGCCTTCGCATTAGGTGCGGGTATGAATCTGGCAAGCTTCTTTAACCCGGAAGTTGTAGGAGCTGGAATTGTCCTGGCGTTCATGACAGTAATCTTCTCAGGGGGAGCAATGGTACTTACATTCAAGCTTTTCCGGGAGAAAAGCTATATCGCTCCATGGGCTGAGGCTTCAACTGCCGGCAATGCAGTAGCAACGCCCGCTGCCATTGCAGCGGCTGCATCGGTTGCAGCCGGATCTGGCTTAATGACAGCAGCCGAGGCTCAGGTTTATCAGGATTTAGTAGCTGTTGCCTCTGCTCAAATTTCAATCGCAACTATCAGTACGGCATTGCTTGTTCCAATCGCAGTAATTCTTGCAGATAAGTATCAGAAGAAAAAAGGCATTGATGGAAAAGTGGAATCGTTTGAAGGGAGCCAAAAAGCAAAACAAGATCCAGGAATTGAAGATCCTGCTGTTTAA
- a CDS encoding ABC transporter ATP-binding protein: MDKHQTSLKPFISLILSTKIPKIALIIGLTASILTTLTGLLVPLLTKNLVDGFSVESISIPLMAGIGAAFIVQAIISGISIYLLSYVGQKVVARLRDRMWMKLIRLPVSYYDKQSSGQTVSRVVNDTSIVRELITNHFPQFITGIISIIGAIIILLVMDWKMTLLMLTSVPITLAIMIPLGRKMAKISRGLQDETAIFTGNITQTLGEIRLMKSSAAEQNEEEKGLDGIDKLLGYGLREARIFAMIGPTMYLIMMVVIVMIIAYGGMRVASGTMSTGSLVAFLLYLFQIIMPITSFAMFFTQLQKAKGATERIIEILEEPLEDGQDGIKMDISSKPITIDNVSFSYSTEESVLENISLEAQPGQMIALAGPSGSGKTTLFGLLERFYEPAAGEIKIGDIPIQQISLKSWRSQIGYVSQESAMMAGTIRENLCYGLEDSESIADEKLWEVAKMAYANQFIADFPKGLDTEVGERGVKLSGGQRQRIAIARAFLRDPKILMMDEATASLDSQSEGIVQQALTRLMVGRTTFVIAHRLSTIVGADQIVFIEKGRVTGIGTHSELTQTHDLYRAFAEQQLA; this comes from the coding sequence ATGGATAAACACCAAACCAGCCTAAAACCATTCATTTCACTCATTCTATCAACAAAAATACCAAAGATTGCCCTCATCATTGGTTTAACAGCCAGCATTTTAACCACCTTGACTGGACTTCTCGTACCGCTGCTGACCAAAAACCTGGTGGACGGTTTTTCTGTTGAATCCATAAGCATTCCGCTCATGGCCGGAATTGGGGCAGCCTTTATCGTCCAGGCCATCATCAGCGGAATTTCCATCTATTTGCTCAGCTATGTCGGCCAAAAAGTGGTGGCGCGGCTTCGGGACCGGATGTGGATGAAGCTCATAAGGCTTCCGGTCAGTTATTATGATAAGCAATCCAGCGGCCAGACTGTTAGCCGCGTAGTTAATGATACTAGCATTGTCAGGGAGCTGATTACCAATCACTTTCCGCAATTTATTACCGGTATTATCAGTATTATCGGTGCAATTATTATCCTGCTTGTGATGGACTGGAAAATGACACTGCTGATGCTCACTTCTGTTCCTATTACACTGGCAATTATGATTCCACTTGGCCGAAAGATGGCAAAAATATCTCGGGGCCTTCAAGATGAAACTGCCATCTTTACCGGAAACATTACCCAAACACTCGGTGAAATCCGCTTAATGAAGTCTTCTGCTGCAGAACAAAATGAAGAAGAAAAAGGATTGGATGGCATCGACAAACTGCTTGGCTACGGCTTGCGGGAAGCCCGCATTTTTGCGATGATTGGCCCGACTATGTACCTGATCATGATGGTTGTTATTGTCATGATCATCGCCTATGGAGGCATGCGTGTGGCCAGCGGAACGATGTCAACGGGTTCTCTTGTAGCCTTTTTGCTGTATTTGTTCCAGATTATTATGCCAATTACCTCATTTGCGATGTTTTTTACTCAGCTGCAAAAAGCGAAAGGCGCAACAGAACGGATCATTGAAATTTTGGAGGAGCCATTGGAAGATGGACAAGACGGCATCAAAATGGATATCAGCAGCAAGCCGATTACAATCGACAATGTCTCTTTCTCCTATAGTACAGAAGAGAGTGTTCTTGAAAATATCTCACTGGAAGCCCAGCCAGGTCAGATGATTGCACTGGCAGGACCAAGCGGAAGCGGAAAAACCACCCTTTTTGGTTTGCTTGAACGATTTTACGAGCCAGCTGCTGGTGAAATCAAAATTGGCGATATACCCATCCAGCAGATATCCCTTAAATCCTGGCGCAGCCAAATTGGCTATGTTTCACAGGAAAGCGCCATGATGGCGGGTACAATCCGTGAGAATTTATGCTATGGACTCGAAGATTCCGAAAGCATTGCGGATGAGAAGTTATGGGAAGTGGCGAAAATGGCATACGCCAATCAATTCATTGCCGACTTTCCGAAAGGGCTTGATACAGAAGTTGGTGAGCGGGGTGTGAAGCTTTCCGGGGGACAAAGGCAGCGTATTGCTATAGCGCGGGCTTTCCTGCGCGACCCTAAAATATTGATGATGGACGAAGCTACCGCAAGCCTCGACAGCCAATCTGAAGGCATCGTCCAGCAGGCCCTTACCCGCCTAATGGTAGGCCGGACAACTTTCGTCATCGCACACCGCCTTTCCACAATTGTCGGCGCAGACCAAATTGTTTTCATCGAAAAAGGCCGTGTCACAGGCATTGGCACACATTCCGAATTGACACAAACCCACGATTTATACCGCGCGTTTGCGGAGCAGCAGCTTGCATAA
- a CDS encoding sugar phosphate isomerase/epimerase, giving the protein MKLSLCTISFRHHLQSIDQIAHYAQTNGFQGIELWGVHAKNLAEDIHYGSEWLSSYNLETTMLSDYLPLDAPLPVLMTEMQRVCALAHRWGTKKIRTFAGTKGSADISRLERIELVSRMKMLCKMAEAEGQMLLVETHPNTLTDNPSSTLQLIEETDHSALRVNFDVLHIWESGVDPLFALKQLRPYISHFHFKNIQSRSQLGVFAPNNVYAAAGSREGMVSLFEGAVDYRMFLREASDLIEMDASLEWFGPNVKGILTKDSKEIMRILQAQNAL; this is encoded by the coding sequence ATGAAGCTATCTCTCTGCACCATCTCATTCCGTCATCACCTTCAGTCCATTGACCAAATCGCACATTATGCCCAGACAAATGGATTCCAGGGGATAGAACTATGGGGTGTGCATGCCAAAAACCTGGCAGAAGACATTCATTATGGCAGTGAGTGGCTTAGTTCCTATAATCTTGAAACGACCATGCTGAGCGACTATTTGCCTCTTGATGCGCCTCTTCCGGTTTTAATGACAGAAATGCAAAGAGTATGTGCACTGGCGCATAGGTGGGGAACGAAGAAAATAAGGACGTTTGCCGGGACAAAAGGCAGTGCAGATATCAGCAGGCTGGAAAGAATCGAACTGGTTTCACGCATGAAAATGCTCTGCAAAATGGCTGAAGCCGAGGGGCAGATGCTTCTTGTTGAAACTCATCCTAATACACTGACAGACAACCCATCCTCTACGCTTCAGCTCATTGAGGAAACGGACCATTCAGCGCTAAGAGTTAATTTTGATGTGCTTCATATATGGGAATCAGGAGTGGACCCGCTCTTTGCGCTAAAACAGCTGCGGCCATATATTTCGCATTTTCATTTTAAAAATATACAATCCCGATCCCAGCTTGGTGTGTTTGCCCCTAATAATGTCTATGCAGCAGCGGGCAGCAGGGAAGGCATGGTTTCATTATTTGAAGGAGCGGTAGATTACAGGATGTTCTTAAGAGAAGCTTCGGATCTGATAGAAATGGATGCTTCCCTGGAATGGTTTGGTCCAAATGTGAAAGGCATACTGACAAAAGACAGCAAGGAAATTATGAGAATTCTTCAGGCTCAGAATGCCTTATAG
- a CDS encoding dihydrodipicolinate synthase family protein — translation MRFHGIIPPVVTLFDEEGNLDLDLNKRYLDELINEGVHGILLMGSTGEFTSLTMEERKLYVKEMIKYINQRVPVLVGIGHTALCEVLNLCTFAEEHGADAVLAVNPYYWPLSEVQLYGFYGAIAENTSLPVILYNIPSLSGQSLSADLVKKLSIDYQNICGIKETINDFGHIRQMIKEVTKVRSDFMVFTAFDEHLLPGQMIGTAGSINGTASFAPEISVSLYEEYRNGNLAKAEQQHRKLSHLMDIYTLCPSFFIAVKEAVHQRWFHVKAGNRPPFDLYPKELSDKVAALIQTIETKVGSNNERI, via the coding sequence ATGCGGTTTCATGGAATCATACCGCCGGTTGTTACATTGTTCGATGAAGAAGGAAATCTGGATTTGGACTTAAACAAAAGATATCTCGATGAGTTAATTAACGAGGGTGTGCATGGCATTTTATTAATGGGCAGCACAGGTGAATTTACCTCGTTAACCATGGAGGAACGGAAATTATATGTAAAAGAAATGATTAAGTATATAAATCAGCGGGTTCCTGTTTTGGTGGGAATAGGACATACAGCCTTATGCGAAGTGCTAAATTTGTGCACTTTTGCTGAGGAACATGGAGCCGATGCAGTGCTTGCAGTCAACCCGTACTATTGGCCGCTTTCAGAAGTACAGCTATATGGTTTTTATGGAGCTATTGCTGAAAATACATCCCTGCCAGTCATTTTATATAATATTCCTTCTCTTAGCGGACAATCGCTCTCGGCAGACCTTGTAAAAAAATTATCGATAGATTACCAGAATATATGCGGGATTAAGGAAACTATAAATGACTTTGGCCACATTCGCCAGATGATCAAGGAAGTAACAAAGGTCCGAAGCGACTTTATGGTTTTTACCGCATTTGATGAGCATTTATTGCCGGGCCAAATGATTGGAACGGCAGGGAGTATAAATGGGACAGCCAGCTTTGCTCCTGAAATTTCGGTCAGTTTATATGAAGAATACCGGAATGGCAATCTGGCAAAGGCCGAACAGCAGCACCGAAAATTATCACATTTAATGGATATTTACACGCTCTGCCCATCATTTTTTATTGCAGTGAAAGAGGCGGTGCACCAAAGATGGTTTCATGTTAAAGCAGGCAACCGCCCTCCATTTGATCTATATCCTAAGGAACTGTCAGATAAGGTAGCAGCACTCATACAAACTATTGAAACGAAAGTAGGGTCAAATAATGAAAGAATCTAG
- a CDS encoding fumarylacetoacetate hydrolase family protein has translation MKLAAFRIDSETRTGVLKENHIIDLNALETKIDSSSGLKIPRDLKQIIEQSESILPAIQSLLEQNELDLEDRDVSFPLSDVEILAPITQPEKIICVGLNYLDHCKETGLEPPASPVIFSKYANTIIGEGDAIELPINSCQVDYEAELAIVIGKEAKCVSEEEAEDYIFGYTIMNDVSARDLQFADGQWSRGKSADTFAPIGPAVVTKDEAGDPHNLNISLRLNNEIMQDSNTKNLIFKIPYIVSFLSQSMTLKPGDLIATGTPPGVGMGRDPQVWLKEGDQISITIENIGTLNNIVEKHKLLQKKNTCKDPQLTSK, from the coding sequence ATGAAACTTGCCGCTTTTCGAATCGACTCAGAGACACGTACTGGTGTTTTAAAAGAAAACCATATAATAGATTTAAATGCCTTAGAAACCAAGATTGATAGTTCCTCAGGATTGAAAATTCCGAGGGATTTAAAGCAGATTATTGAACAAAGCGAAAGCATTCTTCCTGCTATCCAGTCACTCCTTGAGCAAAATGAACTGGATCTGGAGGACAGGGATGTATCGTTTCCCCTTTCAGATGTGGAAATACTGGCTCCTATTACACAGCCCGAAAAAATCATTTGTGTCGGTTTAAACTATCTTGACCATTGCAAAGAAACAGGATTGGAACCTCCAGCATCCCCCGTTATTTTTTCAAAATATGCAAATACAATCATTGGGGAAGGCGATGCCATTGAACTTCCTATCAACTCCTGCCAGGTGGACTATGAAGCGGAATTGGCAATTGTTATTGGGAAGGAAGCAAAATGTGTTTCAGAAGAAGAGGCAGAGGATTACATCTTTGGCTATACCATTATGAATGATGTGAGTGCCAGGGATCTTCAATTTGCAGATGGCCAATGGTCGCGCGGAAAATCAGCTGATACATTTGCGCCAATTGGGCCTGCTGTCGTAACAAAGGATGAAGCAGGAGATCCGCATAATCTAAATATCTCTTTACGTTTAAATAATGAAATCATGCAGGATTCCAATACGAAGAATTTGATCTTCAAGATCCCATATATTGTCTCTTTCCTCTCTCAGTCGATGACATTAAAACCAGGAGATTTAATTGCTACAGGTACACCGCCGGGCGTAGGCATGGGAAGAGATCCGCAAGTATGGCTAAAAGAAGGGGATCAGATTTCTATTACAATTGAGAACATCGGAACGTTAAACAATATAGTAGAAAAACATAAGCTTTTGCAAAAAAAGAACACCTGCAAAGATCCGCAGCTAACCTCTAAGTAA
- a CDS encoding aldehyde dehydrogenase family protein, translated as MQIEIKEKVYQNFINNEWIESGTKESIKSFNPANKDEIVGIVQNSSREDLEHAVQAAHKAKKAWRRLGQAARGQFLYKAANILEANLNDIAETMTREMGKTLPEAKGETARGIAILRYYAGEGMRKEGDVIPSTDKDALMFTKRAPLGVAGIITPWNFPVAIPIWKIAPALVYGNTVVFKPASEAAVTAAKVVECFAEAGLPEGVLNFITGSGSVIGQALIDHKLLNAISFTGSETVGEGVAKSAAGRGIKFQLEMGGKNPVIVAKDADLDAAVEAVISGGFRSTGQKCTASSRVIVEADVYDDFKEKLVAETKKITVGDGMQEGIWMGPCASESQFHTVKKYIEMAKNEGASLVYGGEALTGGELKKGYFISPAIFEDVKSEMTIAQEEIFGPVIALIKAINLEEAIAIANDTKYGLSASIFTSNISSFLEFIDEIEAGLVRINAESAGVELQAPFGGMKASSTGSREQGEAAKEFFTAIKTVFIKG; from the coding sequence ATGCAAATTGAAATCAAAGAGAAAGTCTATCAAAATTTTATTAATAACGAGTGGATAGAGTCAGGAACGAAGGAATCGATCAAAAGTTTTAATCCGGCAAATAAAGATGAGATAGTAGGTATCGTCCAGAATTCTTCCCGTGAAGATCTCGAGCATGCAGTTCAGGCAGCACATAAGGCGAAAAAAGCGTGGCGAAGGCTTGGCCAGGCAGCACGGGGGCAGTTCTTATACAAAGCAGCTAACATATTGGAAGCAAACTTGAATGATATAGCTGAAACAATGACAAGAGAAATGGGTAAAACCCTTCCTGAAGCAAAAGGGGAGACTGCCAGAGGGATTGCTATCCTCCGTTATTATGCAGGAGAAGGGATGAGAAAGGAAGGAGATGTCATTCCATCAACAGATAAAGATGCTCTCATGTTTACTAAAAGGGCGCCATTGGGTGTGGCAGGTATTATTACACCTTGGAATTTTCCTGTAGCCATTCCTATTTGGAAAATAGCCCCTGCTTTAGTTTACGGAAACACGGTTGTGTTCAAACCTGCTTCCGAAGCGGCTGTAACTGCGGCGAAGGTAGTGGAGTGTTTTGCTGAAGCTGGGCTTCCAGAAGGAGTTCTTAATTTTATTACTGGGTCAGGCTCTGTTATAGGTCAGGCTCTTATTGATCATAAACTGTTAAATGCTATTTCCTTTACAGGGTCTGAAACCGTTGGGGAAGGAGTTGCTAAATCAGCAGCGGGCCGCGGAATCAAATTCCAGCTGGAAATGGGGGGGAAGAACCCAGTTATTGTTGCTAAAGATGCTGATTTAGATGCAGCTGTTGAAGCGGTAATCAGCGGCGGATTTCGTTCTACCGGCCAGAAATGTACAGCTTCCAGCCGCGTAATTGTTGAAGCGGATGTGTACGATGACTTTAAAGAAAAACTAGTTGCAGAAACAAAAAAGATAACCGTAGGCGATGGCATGCAGGAAGGGATCTGGATGGGGCCTTGTGCAAGCGAAAGTCAGTTTCATACAGTAAAAAAATATATTGAGATGGCAAAGAATGAGGGTGCTTCACTAGTATATGGAGGAGAAGCTTTGACCGGAGGAGAGCTTAAAAAAGGATATTTTATCTCTCCGGCTATTTTTGAAGATGTAAAGTCTGAGATGACAATCGCACAGGAAGAAATCTTTGGTCCAGTTATTGCTCTTATAAAAGCAATTAATTTAGAAGAAGCAATCGCAATTGCCAATGATACAAAGTATGGCTTAAGTGCATCCATCTTTACTTCCAATATTAGCTCATTCCTTGAATTTATTGATGAGATTGAAGCAGGCCTTGTCCGCATCAATGCTGAAAGTGCTGGAGTTGAGCTTCAGGCCCCGTTTGGAGGGATGAAAGCATCAAGTACAGGATCCCGTGAACAGGGAGAAGCAGCAAAGGAGTTCTTTACTGCTATTAAAACCGTATTTATAAAAGGATAA
- a CDS encoding IclR family transcriptional regulator, whose amino-acid sequence MKEKYWVPALEKANNILALIGERPNQLRLIDISKQLGINKSSLFSLLNTLETLRWIVKEEGDTYSLGPALGALSAAYFKQFNILQSFYKEASVSVSKINEHIQLGMLEKGNVVYLGKMEGDSRVRLVTDPGMRFPAYASAIGKIQLTQYDKNELEEIFPSSQFVKKTPFTISNIDDLYENVNAAKKNGYAIENQEASLGFHCVAAPVYNYENNIIAGVSFTMMTNSWEQKKDAAKEEILNLANRLSQYAGYTGNQKQMIE is encoded by the coding sequence ATGAAAGAAAAATATTGGGTTCCAGCATTAGAAAAGGCAAATAACATTTTAGCTCTCATTGGCGAGCGTCCCAATCAATTGCGCCTGATCGACATATCCAAGCAGCTGGGTATTAATAAGAGCTCTTTATTCTCCTTGTTAAATACGTTAGAAACCCTGCGTTGGATTGTGAAGGAAGAAGGCGATACATATTCACTTGGACCTGCATTGGGTGCGCTAAGTGCTGCGTACTTTAAGCAGTTCAATATATTGCAGTCCTTTTATAAGGAAGCGAGCGTGTCTGTTTCAAAAATAAATGAGCATATCCAGCTGGGAATGTTAGAAAAAGGAAACGTTGTCTATTTAGGGAAAATGGAAGGGGATTCAAGAGTCCGGCTTGTAACAGATCCCGGCATGCGTTTTCCTGCATATGCCTCTGCGATCGGTAAAATTCAGCTGACTCAATATGACAAAAATGAGCTAGAGGAGATATTTCCAAGCAGCCAGTTTGTGAAGAAGACACCTTTTACAATCTCCAATATCGACGATCTCTATGAGAACGTCAATGCAGCAAAGAAGAATGGCTATGCAATCGAGAACCAGGAAGCCTCACTAGGGTTTCATTGTGTGGCTGCGCCGGTCTATAACTACGAAAATAATATTATTGCAGGAGTCAGTTTTACAATGATGACGAATAGCTGGGAGCAGAAAAAGGATGCAGCGAAAGAGGAAATATTAAACCTCGCAAACCGGTTATCCCAATATGCCGGTTATACGGGCAATCAGAAACAGATGATTGAATAA